From Oncorhynchus tshawytscha isolate Ot180627B linkage group LG27, Otsh_v2.0, whole genome shotgun sequence, a single genomic window includes:
- the LOC112226109 gene encoding ADP-ribosylation factor-like protein 4D: MGNQLTEIAPNTPFLPNFQSLHVVVIGLDSAGKTSLLYRLKLREFVETIPTKGFNTERIKVAIGSSRATTTFQVWDVGGQEKLRPLWKSYTRRTDGLVFVVDAAEAERMEEAKVELHRISRSAENQGVPILVLANKQDLDSAVSAVEVEKALALHELSNSTLHHTQGCSALNGQGLQPGLEKLYEMILKRKKLLRHSKKKR, translated from the coding sequence ATGGGCAACCAGCTAACAGAGATCGCCCCCAACACTCCTTTCCTCCCCAACTTCCAGTCTCTGCATGTGGTCGTCATCGGCCTGGACTCTGCAGGAAAGACCTCCCTGCTGTACAGACTAAAGCTCCGGGAGTTTGTGGAGACCATCCCCACAAAGGGCTTCAACACTGAAAGGATTAAAGTAGCAATTGGAAGCTCGCGGGCCACCACCACCTTCCAGGTGTGGGACGTTGGCGGTCAAGAGAAGCTGCGGCCCCTGTGGAAGTCATACACACGTCGCACTGATGGCCTGGTGTTTGTTGTGGATGCTGCAGAGGCTGAGCGCATGGAGGAGGCCAAGGTGGAGCTCCACCGCATCAGTCGCTCGGCAGAGAACCAGGGAGTACCAATTCTGGTGCTTGCCAACAAGCAGGACTTGGACTCTGCAGTCTCTGCTGTGGAGGTGGAGAAGGCCTTGGCCCTCCACGAGCTTAGCAACTCCACACTGCACCACACCCAGGGATGCAGCGCACTGAATGGCCAGGGGCTCCAACCCGGCCTGGAGAAACTATATGAAATGATCCTAAAGAGGAAGAAGCTGCTCAGACACAGTAAGAAAAAGAGATGA